CCTTCATCGCCGTCACCATGCTGGACATGGGCAAGGGGATAGCGGCCGTGGCGGTGGCCAGGGCGCTGGGTCTCGGACCCGCCCTTTCCCTGCTGGCGGGGCTCCTTTCCATCGTGGGGCACAACTGGAGCCTCTATCTCCGCTTCAAGGGAGGCAAGGGCATCGCGACCAGCGGGGGGGTCATCATCGCGGCCTATCCCTGGCAGGTGACCGTTGCCGTGGTGGGCACCTTTCTCCTCGTGGTGCTCATCACCCGCATCATGTCCCTGGGTTCGCTCTCCGCCGCCCTGGCCTTTCCCGCAGCGACGCTCATCGTCCTGCACGGCAGGCTGAACAGGTTCTGGCCGCACCTCGTCGTGTCCTGCCTGGCCAGCGCCTTTGCCGTCTACAAGCACCGTGACAACATGCGGCGCCTGCTGGCCGGCGAAGAGCCGAGGATAAGGATAAGACGCGGGGTCGAGGAGGGGGAAGGCGCATGAGGGTGGCCGTTCTGGGTGCGGGAAGCTGGGGGACGGCCATGGCCTCCCATCTCGCCACCATGGGGCACGATGTGCGCGT
The DNA window shown above is from Actinomycetota bacterium and carries:
- the plsY gene encoding glycerol-3-phosphate 1-O-acyltransferase PlsY produces the protein MVYRAVLWMVGSYLLGSVPFGLVVSRLVFRQDVRRLGSGNIGATNVLRNFGVRPFIAVTMLDMGKGIAAVAVARALGLGPALSLLAGLLSIVGHNWSLYLRFKGGKGIATSGGVIIAAYPWQVTVAVVGTFLLVVLITRIMSLGSLSAALAFPAATLIVLHGRLNRFWPHLVVSCLASAFAVYKHRDNMRRLLAGEEPRIRIRRGVEEGEGA